CCTCCAAGCTCATCAGCATGTAGACCTTTTGACAGTACCAAAACTACTTTCAATTAAAGTGACCACCTAcctattatctgcccttgacagtggtgatgtttctgccttaactctactggacctgtctgctgcattcaacaCCACTGACCGCTCTATACTCCTTCAAAGACTCCACACCCTCAAggaatttctggacctgcactagcatggttcaactcctatctcactgataggacacACTTTCTCGGCTTGACTACTGcagcttgctggctgccctgcataccttcttcacaaactacAGAAAGTTGAGAATTCCACTGTACACTTAGAGCAAGGAAACAGAAcatctccttcgttttctatgCTGGCTACCCATCCATTCTCACATTCAGTAaaaactgtccatgctgtgttttaatttctttgttggcTCCTGCTCTGACTTTCTTGGAACATCTTTTCCCTTaagtcccagctagacaactccaaTGTAGATGATCATAGAACTTTTCCAGCTTTATCATCTTTGTGGTTGGAAGATctagaaaaatataacattacgAGGCCTGACAGAGATGAAGATGGAAATCAGAATGGTTAAAATGAGAGAACGGCTGATGATGGCTCCAACCACTTCATTCCATACAAATCTTCACACTATCcctcttttagtttttttatctCATGTCTGCTAGTTCCACAAAATCCCACGGGTATTATTTCTAGGACAGGGATGCaaaacctacggcccgcgggccatatccggcccgccaaacttctgcccacagtgcaagaaatcggcatgttagtaataaaagaagaccttaaaaaaacgaaaaaagggaagaagaagtatttatccccacgtaggggcgtttcccaatcttttttcgatggacgaacatttcgattcagtgctccgacttggtgtctctacgatgaggccggacattcagaagttggtttcgggaaaacaacttcaaatatccaactaattactgcataattaatggtaagtacaacttgtttctaataaaagaatggtatctgctctatttttttttcctttgtgtatttttgcggtgaagtggccagcgacacggctgtccgaaatggatatggcccgcgacacggctgttcaaaatggatatggcccgcaggccgaaaaaggttgggcatcactgttctgGGGTGTCTTATGGGTGAGTTTTGTCACCTTATCATAGTGGTAAAATGAGTGTACATTTCACATTCCAATGGACATTCTTCTTTGACAACTTCAGCAGCACGCAGTTCCCCACAGGGAATATGGTGGCGAGGCATACAGTTATTGTTAAGCATTCACATAAAATGACTGTGAAAGAACCAGGAATAAGTTACAGAGGAAGGTTATAAGCATTTTACTCTTGTATTACTTTAACTGATAAATTGATTGTTGAtaaatttttcatgaaaaattcTTAAGTGAGGATGAATGAAAGAACAGGGAAAAGGgtatccccccaaaaaaaatccaGACCTTTCTGCTCGGGCAGCAATCAAAGATACTTCATTTTCTCGCATGACACCTTCTAATCGATTCATCAGTTCTTCTgcccctgtaaaaaaaaaatcagagtcACTTAGACAATGTCacgacaataaaataaataaaatttctcatTCAATTTAAAAGAACAAGGAATCAAACTGTACAAGAAGCATTAATTTGTACTCTTGGCTACCAGTTCCTTAAATGTAAAAAGCCATGtgataaatgtttaatttacaATGTGGTAAATGTTTAATCAAGAAATGTTGATGGGTGCTCTGAATCAGAGATTCTCAAAATTTTTCGCGACTGTGCCCGTAAAGGGTGAATGTCCATGGGTACCCCTTGCATATAAGTTTGCgcataaaagtatttattttcacaatggCATGTGCTTATGATGCTGCGTACCCCTGCATAACCCTTGCCTTACCCCTAGGGGTCCTCATACCATCAGTTGAGAACCTATAATCAGTGCAACATCGAGTAAGTAAATGGTAAGTAtcgaagaaagagaatttactctcaaaattttattttttcatcgaCTGtttcagatgacatgaccataaaAGAATAGCAAACAGGTGAGGTAAGAACTGTCTGTGGTAAAAGCAAAACCAGTGAACAACACTAAaaccatagaaaaaaaactgtcaaaggGCAGTTGCTTCCCTCACTAGTGAAGTGCCCTGAACGCCAGACACAATGTACTTGTtgtcagggagacaacttttgatggttaaagagcCAGTTTAACCAATTTACTGTCATTTGGTAGTCAAAGAGTTTCAACATCTGATACTATCTTTTACTCACAGCATTATCCCTGAGAGCAATAAACAActacaaaccaaaataaatcataataaatatagGCTACATATTACAGTTGTAACACAAGAATTTTGTGACCATCagtcttcccccccccccacttcccCCAGCGTAGCTTAATAACGACTCACCAATAGGTCCTTCTATTTTGGCTACAACTGTCATACGATTCTCTCGCAGCACAATCACAGCCAGGAATGGATATGTGTTTTCCTTCAGTGCTTGTGACACTGTGCAAATGCAAACACACAAGTgacaaaaatcattatttacagAACATACAAAAAATGCGGACCACAAGTGGTActccacatttttttccaggGGATGTATATAAGGGAAGACTAAGCTTAAAAGTCTAAACAGGAGTTTCAGAGAAGCTTCCTTAAAGAAACACCATCAACCACAATTTAATGCCAATTTATATCATATACCGATTTATTACACTTTATGTTAATGCTTatgctcatttttttaattctaccccccttcctcctcccaaAAATAAAGGTGAATCAAAGAGCTAGTGCAAACTAGTAATATAAACTAGTGTTACTTATAACCATTTAACAGGTGTATGATGCTGAAAAGTTTAAGTGAGCTAGAAAATTAGTCCAGAAATATATACTTTAAGCTGGTTTTTTGGGATGGATTAGCAGGTGAAAGGAGAGCTGAAAATAGCAACTCACCTCTATATCCTTCTGGGCTACCTGTATTACAGGCCCATAAGATGGTACGTGTGTTTAGAAATGTGCACACTTGTGGATCAGCCAAAGTGTTCTGACAAAAACTGTCTGTGTCCTGGTGATCATCACCATGGAGATAAACCAGCAGGAATCTTAGCTCACGCTTTGCATCATTCAATGCCTGAAGACCATACAGGAAACTAAACAATTCGTTTTCGCCTGCATCCTTGCACAAGTTCTACgttagttttaaataattatgaGTGTAGAAGTTCTGCAAAATTACACTCAAGCATCTATAATCCCCTCATAACATTCTTTTTACAGAAATCTACTTATTTTGCATTTACttgtgaaggggaaaaaattataatttatttgtaatgcaGACTAGTCTGAAAAGGTTGCACCTCACCTGACTGTATGTTCCCTGATAGAAGACAGGATGACAGCTGCCATATTTCGACTCATACTGGCTGATAAACCTAAGTACATCACCTAATGGATCAGTAACATCTGCAAAATATGATGCAAGTCAGCAATATGAAACAGTGTGCCACACATGAAAGTAAATGACTGCACACATCTGTATTAAGAACGCATTTCTTCACCTCAAATCTTCATCTTAACATTTAAGACATTTGTGCTCCTTTTAAAGAAACCATTTATagtctacaacaacaacaactactactttaaacaacaaactacagAAAATGCACAACTTACTTCTTCGTGGATCTGGACGCAACAATCGAActgttaaacaaacaaacaaacaaaatactgcGATTACTGTTTTCTGAGCTCTCCTGCTCTCCTCAATTCACATTCTTGCCATTTAATATGTACTCTTAGCATTTACATGTTCATTATAATCCATTCATTAGAAGaatcaaattaatttaaagtcaaaataaaagacTACATACTAGCTGACAACAAAATGATCtcatcttttacatttttcaatattttcatacaaaaacacacttttaaaaaaaaattcttaaccacaaaataaaatttacttatACATTTGTTACTCATACTTAAGACTAAATTAGCTGACCCACTTACAGAAAAATCGTAAGACATCAAAAACTGTCGACCAAACAAATCGGATTGggaaaaatattacataatatgACCACTGCCAAAGTCCAGCTGGCTGCTGACGCTGTATAGAAATCaccctgaaaaaagaaatacagcaAGATATATTAATAAATTCCTATATCTGACTGTCACTCAAACTAATGTAAAGAATCTTTTGATCTGTTTAAAAGTTGCCTAGagaagtaaaaatgtttactttttttgttatttgataaCAATTTGTTCTCTCACAAACTAACTTTAAAATAGCagaattcattcatttacactATAATGGGTTACATCTAAGACTGCAGTTCAAAATGTGGCCTAATAAAATTGCTGAGtccttttgaaaaataaacccCAAATTTTCTTGAAAGAGTACATCCTAAAGAAAATGTGATTTATCTGATTTTCTATACttcatctctctgtccatgaatTCCTATATTTAATGTAATGTCTACATTGTAAGCACAAATTCAAGAGGTATGTTCATTGCCACAATATACAAACCTATCATAGACAGCACACTCTTGCTAAACAAATGTAGAGCTTCTGAGTGTTTCCTCAAAGTTAGGCACATAAGTTACAATCCTTATTGTTTCAGTCTTAATTTACCAGCGTATCCCTACTATTTCAAAGAGTATGGGTGATTATctcttctttgttgttattctttCACTTGCTTCAATACCCATACAAAATCACGAAAGTAAATGTTAAGCGTATTTTTTAATTGAAGGCAGCAAGTAATTTCTGCTGTCATACATTCAAATGAGttctcttcttcctttaaataacataaaataatgtggAATACTTAAATCTACCATGATGTCAACAGTGCAAATGCCATTAATCTCATTCTTCCTATAATCTTCCCTGCTTGTCATAATAAGCCATAAAGCTTATTACTGCTACTGCAATAGTTTATTATACCAGTCTCAAAATTGTGCTCAACTTGATGGGAACATGTAAAAGAGAGTTTATTGCTTTGTTATTCTGCATCCTCACTGATATTAAACAAGCACATACTGCATTTGACAATATACTATTATCCTGCATCAATGAGTCAAATATAGCAAATGGGTTTTCAGATCAATGAACAGCTC
This window of the Pomacea canaliculata isolate SZHN2017 linkage group LG4, ASM307304v1, whole genome shotgun sequence genome carries:
- the LOC112561864 gene encoding FAS-associated factor 2-like isoform X2, producing MADGDDLSQQQTDNLLQFQDLTGIEDIERCRTILERHNWNIETAVQDTFNEQEGAPTVFSQQGAREARELVVNTQPFNQRVISIQRQQPAGLWQWSYYVIFFPIRFVWSTVFDVLRFFFRLLRPDPRRNVTDPLGDVLRFISQYESKYGSCHPVFYQGTYSQALNDAKRELRFLLVYLHGDDHQDTDSFCQNTLADPQVCTFLNTRTILWACNTGSPEGYRVSQALKENTYPFLAVIVLRENRMTVVAKIEGPIGAEELMNRLEGVMRENEVSLIAARAEREERNFNQTLRQQQDEAYLESLRADQEKERRKREERQRLEEELQKQRDEEARLERIQEERQRRKEELALEIPPEPDVDHPDAIRIVLKTPNGKRLERRFLGIQSSKSVQMTSR